A part of Paenibacillus sp. IHBB 10380 genomic DNA contains:
- the rpoC gene encoding DNA-directed RNA polymerase subunit beta' codes for MLDVNNFEYMKIGLASPEKIRSWSRGEVKKPETINYRTLKPEKEGLFCEKIFGPTKDWECHCGKYKRVRYKGVVCDRCGVEVTRAKVRRERMGHIELAAPVSHIWYFKGIPSRMGLALDMSPRSLEEIIYFASYVVTDPGETPLEKKQLLSEKEYRSYREKYGYGFQAGMGAEAVKKLLQDIDVEKELVFLKEELRTAQGQRRNRAIKRLEVIEAFRNSGNKPEWMVMDVLPVIPPELRPMVQLDGGRFATSDLNDLYRRVINRNNRLKRLLDLGAPDIIVQNEKRMLQEAVDALIDNGRRGRPVTGPGNRPLKSLSHMLKGKQGRFRQNLLGKRVDYSGRSVIVVGPYLKMYQCGLPKKMALELFKPFVMKELVNKGLAHNIKSAKRKVERVSPEVWDVLEEVIKEHPVLLNRAPTLHRLGIQAFEPILVEGHAIRLHPLVCTAYNADFDGDQMAVHVPLSAEAQAEARILMLASGNILNPKDGKPVVTPSQDMVLGTFYLTMDNKEEKGTGMILRTVNEALSAYQRGVAGLHARVAIPAKALGKTNFTEAQQNAFLITTVGKIIFNEIFPSTFPYINEATRKNLFEGTPEEYFVYEKGADIRAIIDSLPIAGGVGKDYLGHIIARCFETYHTTETSVILDKIKQLGFTYSTRAGVTVAVSDVIVPVEKDEILHASDAKVDVVTTQYRRGLITNEERYDRVIDIWSKTKDEITEVLMKSMDRFNSIMLMVDSKARGNKSQITQLGGMRGLMANPSGRIIELPIKSNFREGLTVLEYFLSTHGARKGLADTALRTADSGYLTRRLVDVAQDVIVREEDCGTDKGFSVAKIQDGKEVIEDLYDRIEGRYCFETVRHPETGAVIVNRNELIDSDKASAIVAAGVEKLQIRSVLSCRARHGVCKICYGRNLATGKHVEIGEAVGIIAAQSIGEPGTQLTMRTFHTGGVAGDDITQGLPRIQELFEARNPKGQATISEIDGVVKEIRETKDRREIEIQGEAETKSYSVTYGSRLRVSEGQEIEAGDELTDGSIDPKEILRIKGIRGVQNYILQEVQRVYRNQGVEINDKHVEVMIKQMLRKIRIVDAGETTLLPGAFSDIHEYEAANKVAILSGKEPAVAKPVLLGITKASLETDSFLSAASFQETTRVLTDAAIKGKVDKLLGLKENVIIGKLIPAGTGMNRYRSVTYADPELKTADAKDMETVTVE; via the coding sequence TTGTTGGACGTTAACAATTTTGAATACATGAAAATCGGGCTCGCTTCACCTGAGAAGATTCGTTCATGGTCCCGCGGAGAAGTTAAAAAACCGGAAACAATTAACTATCGTACATTGAAACCGGAAAAAGAAGGCCTGTTCTGCGAGAAGATCTTTGGTCCGACAAAAGATTGGGAATGCCATTGTGGTAAATATAAGCGTGTACGTTATAAGGGCGTTGTATGTGATCGTTGTGGCGTTGAAGTCACAAGAGCTAAAGTTCGCCGTGAACGTATGGGCCATATTGAACTGGCTGCACCAGTATCTCATATCTGGTATTTCAAAGGTATTCCAAGCCGCATGGGGCTTGCACTTGATATGTCTCCTAGATCGCTCGAAGAGATTATCTATTTTGCATCTTATGTTGTAACGGACCCTGGTGAAACACCACTTGAGAAAAAACAACTTCTATCTGAGAAAGAATACCGTAGCTATCGTGAGAAATATGGCTATGGATTCCAAGCTGGGATGGGCGCTGAAGCTGTTAAGAAGCTTTTGCAAGATATCGATGTTGAAAAAGAGTTAGTATTCCTGAAAGAGGAATTGCGCACTGCACAAGGCCAACGTCGAAATCGGGCGATCAAACGTCTTGAAGTGATTGAAGCATTCCGTAATTCCGGTAATAAACCGGAGTGGATGGTTATGGATGTATTACCTGTTATCCCTCCAGAACTTCGTCCGATGGTACAATTGGATGGTGGACGTTTCGCAACGTCTGACCTGAATGATTTGTATCGCCGCGTTATTAACCGGAACAATCGCTTGAAGCGTCTACTTGATCTTGGTGCACCGGATATTATCGTACAGAACGAGAAACGGATGCTTCAAGAAGCTGTAGATGCATTAATTGATAATGGTCGTCGTGGCCGTCCGGTAACGGGTCCGGGTAACCGTCCTTTGAAATCCCTTAGCCATATGCTAAAAGGTAAACAAGGTCGTTTCCGTCAGAACTTACTAGGTAAACGTGTTGACTACTCTGGCCGTTCGGTTATCGTAGTTGGACCTTACCTAAAAATGTATCAATGTGGTCTGCCTAAAAAAATGGCACTAGAGCTGTTCAAACCGTTTGTTATGAAAGAACTTGTTAACAAGGGTCTTGCTCATAACATCAAGAGTGCTAAACGTAAAGTTGAACGTGTAAGTCCAGAAGTATGGGATGTACTTGAAGAAGTTATTAAAGAACACCCAGTACTCCTTAACCGCGCACCGACGCTTCACCGTTTGGGTATTCAAGCTTTTGAACCGATTCTTGTTGAAGGTCATGCTATTCGTCTTCACCCACTCGTATGTACAGCATATAACGCTGACTTCGATGGTGACCAAATGGCTGTCCACGTTCCATTATCTGCAGAAGCACAAGCTGAAGCACGTATTCTGATGTTGGCGTCAGGTAACATACTGAACCCTAAAGACGGTAAACCCGTTGTTACGCCTTCACAAGATATGGTACTTGGAACGTTCTATCTTACGATGGACAACAAAGAAGAAAAAGGTACAGGTATGATTCTGCGGACTGTAAACGAAGCATTATCTGCTTATCAACGTGGAGTAGCTGGTCTACACGCACGTGTAGCGATTCCTGCTAAAGCACTTGGTAAAACGAACTTTACAGAAGCTCAACAAAATGCATTCTTAATCACAACTGTAGGGAAAATTATCTTCAATGAAATATTCCCTAGCACTTTCCCATATATTAATGAAGCTACACGGAAGAACCTGTTCGAGGGGACACCTGAAGAGTACTTTGTATATGAAAAGGGTGCAGACATTCGTGCTATTATAGACAGTCTGCCGATTGCTGGTGGTGTGGGTAAAGATTATTTAGGCCATATCATTGCCCGTTGTTTCGAAACCTATCACACGACAGAAACATCCGTTATCTTGGATAAGATCAAGCAATTAGGATTCACTTATTCTACCCGTGCTGGTGTAACCGTCGCAGTATCCGACGTCATCGTACCGGTAGAAAAAGATGAGATTCTACATGCATCTGACGCAAAAGTTGATGTCGTTACGACTCAATATCGTCGGGGACTTATTACCAATGAGGAACGTTATGACCGTGTTATCGATATCTGGTCTAAGACGAAAGATGAGATCACTGAAGTACTCATGAAGTCTATGGATCGCTTTAACTCCATCATGCTCATGGTTGATTCCAAAGCGCGTGGTAATAAATCACAAATCACCCAATTGGGCGGTATGCGTGGTCTGATGGCCAACCCATCAGGACGTATTATCGAATTACCAATCAAATCGAACTTCCGCGAAGGACTGACAGTACTCGAGTACTTCCTATCTACTCACGGAGCTCGTAAAGGTTTGGCCGATACAGCACTACGTACAGCCGATTCCGGTTATCTTACTCGTCGTCTAGTTGACGTGGCACAAGATGTCATCGTTCGTGAAGAGGATTGTGGTACAGATAAAGGATTCTCAGTTGCGAAGATTCAGGATGGTAAAGAGGTCATTGAAGATCTGTATGACCGTATTGAAGGTCGTTATTGCTTCGAGACCGTTCGTCATCCAGAGACAGGCGCTGTTATTGTAAACCGTAATGAACTGATTGACTCTGACAAAGCGAGTGCGATTGTCGCAGCCGGAGTTGAAAAATTACAAATTCGTTCTGTACTTAGCTGTAGAGCTCGTCATGGCGTATGTAAGATATGTTATGGACGAAATCTAGCTACTGGTAAACATGTGGAAATTGGGGAAGCGGTAGGTATTATCGCGGCACAATCCATTGGTGAACCAGGAACACAGCTCACCATGCGTACGTTCCATACCGGGGGCGTTGCGGGAGACGATATTACACAAGGTTTGCCACGTATTCAAGAGCTTTTCGAAGCCCGGAATCCAAAAGGTCAAGCAACGATTAGTGAAATTGATGGTGTCGTTAAAGAAATTCGTGAAACCAAAGACCGTCGTGAGATTGAAATTCAAGGCGAAGCCGAGACTAAATCTTACTCTGTTACTTATGGTTCACGTCTACGCGTTAGCGAAGGCCAAGAAATTGAAGCTGGTGATGAGCTTACTGACGGTTCAATTGATCCAAAAGAAATTTTGCGTATCAAAGGGATTCGTGGTGTGCAAAACTATATTCTACAAGAAGTACAACGTGTATACCGTAACCAAGGTGTAGAAATCAACGATAAGCACGTTGAAGTTATGATTAAACAAATGCTTCGTAAAATCCGGATCGTTGATGCAGGGGAGACTACGCTTCTACCAGGTGCGTTCTCGGATATTCATGAATATGAAGCTGCTAATAAAGTAGCTATCCTTTCTGGTAAAGAGCCAGCGGTTGCAAAACCAGTCCTGCTAGGGATCACGAAAGCTTCTCTGGAAACCGACTCATTCTTGTCGGCTGCATCATTCCAAGAAACGACTCGCGTATTGACCGATGCTGCGATCAAAGGAAAAGTAGACAAATTGTTAGGACTGAAGGAAAATGTTATCATCGGGAA
- the rpoB gene encoding DNA-directed RNA polymerase subunit beta, translating into MAGHLVQYGRRTRRSYARINEVLEIPNLIEIQQKSYDWFLEEGLREMFHDISPIQDFTGNLVLEFIDYSLSEPKYTIDDAKERDVTYAAPLRVKVRLINKETGEVKEQEVFMGDFPLMTDTGTFIINGAERVIVSQLVRSPSVYFSTKIDKNGKKNYTATVIPNRGAWLELETDAKDIMYVRIDRTRKIPVTVLLRSLGFGTDAEILDLLGNDEYIRNTLDKDNTDSTEKALIEIYERLRPGEPPTLDNAKSLLVARFFDPKRYDLANVGRYKINKKLHIKNRLFNQRLAQSLVDPATGEILAESGQMVDRRLLDELMPHLENGVGLKTYHVANGALDADDIPLQSIEVFSPIEEGKVIKVIANANIDKSVKNITPADIISSISYFIDLLHGVGNTDDIDHLGNRRLRSVGELLQNQFRIGLSRMERVVRERMSIQDANVITPQALINIRPVIASIKEFFGSSQLSQFMDQTNPLGELTHKRRLSALGPGGLTRERAGFEVRDVHPSHYGRMCPIETPEGPNIGLINSLSTFARVNEYGFIEAPYRWVDSKTGIVTEQIDYLTADEEDNYIVAQANAKLTADSKFEDDIVIVRYNKQADNILSMPSDRVDYMDVSPKQVVSVATALIPFLENDDSNRALMGSNMQRQAVPLLIPKAPLVGTGMEHKSAKDSGVCIVSKHNGVVERSSANEIWVRRIELVDGKEVKGDVVKHKLHKFMRSNQGTCINQRPIVNIGDTVKIGDILADGPSTEMGELALGRNVVVAFMTWEGYNYEDAILLSEKMVKEDVYTSIHIEEYESEARDTKLGPEEITRDIPNVGEDALRNLDERGIIRIGAEISAGDILVGKVTPKGVTELTAEERLLHAIFGEKAREVRDTSLRVPHGSDGIIVDVKVFTRENGDELPPGVNQMVRVYIAQKRKISEGDKMAGRHGNKGVVARILPEEDMPFLPDGTPVQVVLNPLGVPSRMNIGQVLEVHLGMAAMRLGIHVATPVFDGADENDVFDTMEESGMQRNGKTRLYDGRTGDLFEREVTVGVMHMIKLAHMVDDKIHARSTGPYSLVTQQPLGGKAQFGGQRFGEMEVWALEAYGAAYTLQEILTVKSDDVVGRVKTYESIVKGENVPEPGVPESFKVLIKELQSLGLDVKILSGDEQEIEMKELDDEDEAAGDKLSLNIEGAEVGVE; encoded by the coding sequence TTGGCAGGACATCTTGTTCAGTATGGTCGACGCACTCGACGGAGTTATGCAAGAATTAACGAAGTACTCGAAATTCCGAATCTGATCGAAATCCAACAAAAATCATATGATTGGTTTTTGGAGGAAGGATTGCGCGAAATGTTTCATGATATTTCCCCAATTCAGGATTTCACGGGTAATTTGGTGCTGGAGTTTATAGACTACAGCCTTAGTGAGCCTAAATATACGATAGACGACGCCAAAGAGCGTGACGTAACGTATGCAGCTCCACTTAGGGTTAAGGTGAGACTCATCAACAAAGAAACAGGTGAAGTCAAGGAGCAGGAAGTGTTCATGGGAGACTTCCCGTTGATGACGGATACTGGTACGTTCATTATCAACGGTGCAGAACGGGTAATTGTCAGCCAGTTGGTTCGCTCTCCTAGCGTCTATTTCAGTACGAAAATCGACAAAAACGGTAAAAAGAATTATACAGCAACTGTTATTCCTAACCGTGGCGCATGGCTTGAACTGGAGACGGATGCTAAGGATATCATGTATGTCCGGATTGACCGTACCCGTAAAATACCGGTGACTGTGTTACTTCGTTCCCTTGGTTTTGGCACTGATGCTGAAATCTTGGATTTGCTTGGTAATGATGAGTACATCCGTAATACGTTGGACAAAGACAATACGGATTCAACGGAAAAAGCGCTTATAGAGATCTATGAACGCCTTCGTCCAGGTGAACCACCTACATTAGACAATGCGAAGAGTCTATTGGTAGCACGTTTCTTTGATCCTAAGCGTTATGATCTTGCTAACGTAGGTCGTTACAAGATCAACAAAAAATTACACATTAAGAATCGCTTGTTCAATCAACGGTTAGCTCAATCACTAGTTGATCCAGCTACAGGAGAAATTCTGGCTGAATCAGGACAAATGGTAGATCGTCGTTTACTAGATGAGTTGATGCCTCATTTGGAGAATGGTGTTGGACTCAAAACATATCATGTAGCGAATGGTGCGCTTGATGCCGATGATATTCCACTACAGAGTATTGAAGTCTTTTCTCCTATTGAAGAAGGCAAAGTTATCAAAGTGATTGCAAATGCGAACATTGATAAATCAGTTAAAAATATTACACCGGCTGATATTATTTCATCCATCAGCTATTTCATAGACCTCCTACATGGCGTAGGAAACACAGATGATATTGACCACTTGGGTAACCGTCGCTTGCGTTCTGTTGGTGAATTGCTTCAAAACCAATTCCGCATCGGTCTTTCTAGAATGGAACGTGTAGTTCGTGAAAGAATGTCCATCCAAGATGCGAATGTGATCACGCCACAAGCATTGATTAACATTCGTCCGGTTATAGCATCCATTAAAGAATTCTTCGGAAGTTCTCAATTGTCGCAATTTATGGATCAAACGAACCCACTGGGTGAATTGACGCATAAACGTCGTCTATCTGCTCTGGGACCTGGTGGTCTTACACGTGAGCGCGCTGGTTTCGAAGTTCGTGACGTCCATCCAAGTCATTATGGCCGGATGTGTCCAATCGAGACACCGGAAGGTCCGAACATTGGTTTGATTAACTCCTTGTCAACCTTTGCTCGTGTGAACGAATACGGCTTTATTGAAGCTCCGTATCGTTGGGTTGATTCTAAGACTGGGATTGTTACCGAACAGATTGATTATTTGACTGCAGACGAAGAAGATAACTACATTGTTGCTCAAGCGAACGCTAAGCTAACAGCTGACAGTAAGTTTGAAGATGATATCGTTATCGTTCGTTACAATAAGCAAGCAGATAACATTCTATCTATGCCAAGTGATCGTGTAGATTACATGGACGTTTCTCCAAAACAAGTAGTGTCGGTCGCGACTGCTTTGATTCCATTCCTAGAGAATGATGACTCCAACCGCGCCCTGATGGGATCCAACATGCAACGCCAAGCGGTGCCTCTATTGATTCCTAAGGCCCCACTGGTTGGTACAGGGATGGAACACAAGTCTGCTAAAGACTCTGGTGTATGTATTGTATCCAAACATAACGGTGTTGTTGAACGTTCTTCTGCTAATGAAATCTGGGTTCGCCGTATTGAACTTGTAGATGGCAAAGAAGTGAAGGGTGACGTCGTTAAACATAAATTACACAAATTTATGCGTTCGAATCAGGGGACTTGTATTAACCAACGTCCAATCGTCAATATAGGCGACACTGTGAAGATTGGGGATATCCTAGCAGATGGACCTTCAACTGAGATGGGCGAACTCGCTCTTGGACGTAACGTTGTCGTTGCTTTCATGACTTGGGAAGGTTACAACTATGAGGATGCTATCCTTCTAAGTGAGAAGATGGTCAAGGAAGATGTATACACTTCAATTCATATTGAAGAATATGAGTCGGAAGCTCGTGACACGAAGCTAGGACCTGAAGAGATTACTCGCGACATTCCTAATGTTGGTGAAGATGCACTTCGGAACTTAGATGAACGAGGTATTATTCGTATCGGTGCTGAGATTAGTGCTGGTGACATCCTAGTTGGTAAAGTTACTCCGAAGGGTGTAACAGAATTGACTGCTGAAGAGCGCCTTCTACACGCTATATTTGGTGAGAAAGCTCGTGAAGTTCGTGATACATCATTACGTGTTCCGCATGGTAGTGACGGTATTATCGTAGATGTGAAGGTGTTTACTCGTGAGAACGGTGATGAACTACCTCCTGGTGTTAATCAAATGGTGCGTGTCTACATTGCGCAGAAACGTAAAATCTCCGAAGGTGACAAAATGGCGGGACGCCACGGTAACAAGGGTGTCGTTGCTCGTATTTTACCTGAAGAAGATATGCCTTTCCTTCCAGATGGAACGCCGGTACAGGTTGTATTGAATCCACTAGGGGTACCTTCTCGGATGAATATCGGTCAAGTACTTGAGGTTCACTTGGGTATGGCCGCTATGCGACTAGGAATTCACGTAGCAACGCCGGTATTTGACGGTGCGGACGAGAATGACGTATTCGATACGATGGAAGAGTCTGGCATGCAGCGTAATGGTAAGACTAGATTGTACGATGGTCGTACGGGCGATTTGTTCGAACGCGAAGTTACAGTCGGCGTTATGCACATGATTAAGCTGGCTCACATGGTTGATGATAAGATCCATGCTCGTTCTACAGGTCCTTACTCACTCGTTACACAACAACCGTTGGGTGGTAAAGCTCAATTCGGTGGTCAACGTTTCGGGGAAATGGAAGTATGGGCATTAGAGGCTTACGGTGCTGCTTATACACTACAAGAAATCTTAACAGTTAAGTCCGATGATGTAGTAGGTCGGGTGAAAACGTACGAATCTATCGTCAAGGGCGAGAATGTTCCAGAACCTGGTGTTCCAGAATCGTTCAAGGTTCTTATTAAAGAACTTCAATCTTTAGGTTTGGATGTTAAGATCTTGAGTGGTGACGAACAAGAAATCGAGATGAAAGAACTCGATGACGAAGACGAGGCAGCGGGCGATAAGCTGAGTCTCAATATAGAAGGCGCGGAAGTCGGAGTGGAATAA
- a CDS encoding class I SAM-dependent methyltransferase yields MPQHYYSNQPESQHNRKMIEERLRGQNYRFISDAGVFSKNGVDYGSKVMVEAMDIPIGSSVLDVGCGYGPIGFAAARLAQDGHVTMVDVNSRAVALAKENAQLNGIANVSILESDLFTSVEGQQFDVIVTNPPIRAGKETVHSIFVQAYEHLRIGGALWVVIQKKQGAPSAKAKLQSLFQVVEEITRDKGYHIFKATKNQE; encoded by the coding sequence ATGCCACAGCATTATTATTCCAACCAACCGGAGTCACAGCATAACCGCAAAATGATTGAAGAGAGGTTAAGAGGACAAAACTATCGCTTTATTAGTGATGCGGGTGTATTTTCTAAAAATGGTGTCGATTATGGTAGTAAAGTAATGGTTGAAGCAATGGATATACCTATCGGATCCTCTGTGCTTGATGTTGGTTGTGGCTATGGTCCTATCGGATTTGCAGCAGCTCGGTTGGCACAAGATGGACATGTGACAATGGTAGATGTGAATAGTCGCGCAGTTGCACTTGCTAAAGAGAATGCGCAATTGAATGGAATTGCGAATGTCTCTATCTTGGAGAGTGACCTCTTCACCTCTGTGGAAGGACAACAATTTGATGTTATTGTAACGAATCCTCCTATTAGAGCGGGGAAGGAAACCGTACATTCCATTTTTGTGCAAGCCTATGAACATCTTCGCATTGGGGGAGCCTTGTGGGTGGTTATTCAGAAGAAGCAGGGTGCTCCATCGGCTAAGGCTAAACTTCAAAGCTTATTTCAGGTGGTCGAAGAAATTACGAGGGATAAGGGATATCACATATTCAAAGCAACAAAAAATCAGGAATAA
- the rplL gene encoding 50S ribosomal protein L7/L12 — MSNEQILEAIKGMTVLELNDLVKAIEDEFGVTAAAPVAAAGAAAVEAEEQSEFDVILTSAGASKINVIKAVREITGLGLKEAKELVDNAPKALKEKVAKEEAEAVKAKLEEAGASVEVK; from the coding sequence ATGAGTAACGAACAAATTTTGGAAGCCATTAAAGGTATGACTGTATTGGAATTGAACGATCTTGTTAAAGCAATCGAAGACGAATTCGGCGTAACTGCTGCAGCTCCAGTAGCTGCTGCAGGTGCTGCTGCAGTTGAAGCAGAAGAGCAATCCGAATTTGACGTAATCTTGACTAGCGCTGGCGCTTCCAAGATCAACGTTATCAAAGCAGTTCGCGAAATCACTGGTCTTGGCTTGAAAGAAGCTAAAGAATTGGTAGACAACGCTCCAAAAGCTTTGAAAGAAAAAGTAGCTAAAGAAGAAGCTGAAGCTGTTAAAGCTAAGTTAGAAGAAGCAGGCGCATCTGTAGAAGTGAAGTAA
- the rplJ gene encoding 50S ribosomal protein L10, whose amino-acid sequence MANAKVIQAKQEAVDVVTAKLQGSVTTVIADYRGLNVAQATELRKQLREAGIEFQVLKNSLLRRATAATGLTDLDAVLTGPTAVAFGGEDAVAPAKILNDFAKKNDALKLKGAVVEGKVIGVDEIKALAELPSRDGLLSMLLSVLQAPVRNFALAVKAVAEKEDQSA is encoded by the coding sequence TTGGCAAATGCAAAAGTAATTCAAGCTAAACAAGAAGCAGTTGATGTCGTAACGGCAAAGTTACAAGGAAGCGTAACAACCGTTATTGCGGATTACCGTGGATTGAACGTTGCCCAAGCAACTGAACTGCGCAAGCAGCTTCGTGAAGCTGGGATTGAATTTCAAGTTCTTAAGAACTCCTTGCTACGTCGCGCAACTGCTGCTACTGGGCTTACAGATTTGGATGCTGTATTAACAGGTCCTACTGCTGTAGCTTTCGGTGGAGAAGATGCTGTGGCACCAGCCAAAATTCTTAACGATTTCGCTAAGAAGAATGATGCATTGAAATTAAAAGGTGCAGTGGTTGAAGGCAAAGTAATTGGTGTAGATGAAATTAAAGCACTGGCAGAACTTCCTTCTCGCGACGGACTTCTTTCCATGCTACTCAGCGTATTGCAAGCACCTGTGCGGAACTTCGCGCTTGCAGTTAAAGCTGTTGCTGAAAAAGAAGACCAAAGCGCGTAA
- the rplA gene encoding 50S ribosomal protein L1, translating to MAKHGKKYQEAAKLINSETVYEPSEAVELVKKAATANFDETVEAAVRLGVDPRKQDQAVRGVVVLPHGTGKTQRVLVFAKGDKAKEAEAAGADFVGDADMINKIQQGWFDFDVCVATPDMMSEVGKLGRLLGGKGLMPNPKAGTVTFDVTKAVQEIKAGKIEYRLDKSAQIHAPIGKVSFTSEQLNENLKSLLDALNRAKPSSAKGVYLKGIAISSTMGPSAHVSTASYK from the coding sequence ATGGCTAAACATGGTAAGAAATATCAAGAAGCTGCGAAGCTAATTAATAGTGAAACAGTATATGAGCCTTCAGAAGCCGTTGAACTGGTGAAAAAGGCAGCGACTGCTAATTTTGACGAAACCGTTGAAGCTGCAGTTCGTTTGGGCGTAGACCCACGTAAACAAGACCAAGCCGTTCGTGGTGTTGTTGTCTTGCCTCACGGCACAGGTAAAACACAACGCGTATTGGTATTTGCAAAGGGTGACAAAGCGAAAGAAGCGGAAGCGGCTGGTGCAGATTTTGTTGGTGATGCTGATATGATCAACAAAATTCAACAAGGCTGGTTCGATTTCGATGTCTGCGTAGCGACACCTGATATGATGAGTGAGGTTGGTAAACTGGGTCGTCTGCTTGGTGGTAAAGGTTTGATGCCTAACCCTAAAGCTGGCACAGTTACATTTGATGTTACTAAGGCTGTTCAAGAAATTAAAGCTGGTAAGATCGAATACCGTCTCGATAAATCTGCTCAAATTCACGCGCCAATCGGTAAAGTATCGTTCACTTCAGAACAATTGAATGAGAACCTTAAATCTTTACTTGATGCGTTAAACCGTGCTAAGCCATCATCTGCTAAAGGTGTGTATCTGAAAGGGATTGCGATCTCTTCCACGATGGGCCCAAGCGCACACGTAAGCACTGCTTCTTACAAATAA
- the rplK gene encoding 50S ribosomal protein L11: protein MAKKVIKMVKLQIPAGKANPAPPVGPALGQAGVNIMAFCKEFNARTADQAGLIIPVEISVFEDRSFTFITKTPPAAVLLRVAAKVEKGSGEPNKKKVATVKRATVREIAEQKMPDLNAATVEAAMRMVEGTARSMGITIED, encoded by the coding sequence ATGGCTAAAAAGGTTATCAAGATGGTAAAACTGCAGATTCCTGCAGGTAAAGCGAATCCAGCACCACCGGTAGGTCCAGCTTTGGGTCAAGCAGGTGTCAACATTATGGCATTCTGTAAAGAGTTCAATGCTCGTACAGCTGATCAAGCAGGTTTGATCATTCCGGTTGAAATTTCGGTGTTTGAAGACCGTTCTTTTACGTTCATCACCAAAACTCCACCGGCTGCAGTTCTACTTCGCGTAGCTGCTAAGGTTGAGAAGGGTTCAGGCGAACCTAACAAGAAGAAAGTAGCAACGGTTAAACGTGCTACTGTTCGTGAAATCGCTGAACAAAAAATGCCGGATCTAAATGCTGCAACTGTTGAAGCTGCAATGCGTATGGTTGAAGGTACTGCTCGTAGTATGGGTATTACGATCGAAGACTAG
- the nusG gene encoding transcription termination/antitermination protein NusG, with translation MEKRWYVVHTYSGYENKVKANLEKRVESMGMEDKIFRVLVPMEEEVVNKDGKKKVVMRKVYPGYVIVEMIQTDDSWYVVRNTPGVTGFVGSTGSGSKPTALLPEEMEQILKHMGMNEPKPQIEFELKESVRIKVGPFANFVGSVEEILVDKSKIKVHVDMFGRETPVELDFTQVEKI, from the coding sequence ATGGAGAAAAGATGGTATGTCGTTCATACCTATTCCGGGTATGAGAATAAGGTCAAGGCCAATTTGGAAAAACGCGTTGAGTCCATGGGCATGGAAGACAAGATATTCCGCGTTCTTGTTCCAATGGAAGAAGAAGTGGTAAACAAAGACGGTAAGAAAAAAGTCGTCATGCGTAAAGTTTACCCAGGATATGTCATTGTCGAAATGATTCAGACTGACGATTCTTGGTATGTTGTTCGCAACACACCGGGAGTAACAGGTTTTGTCGGTTCAACAGGTTCAGGTTCTAAACCCACTGCTCTGCTTCCAGAAGAAATGGAACAGATTCTTAAACACATGGGCATGAATGAACCTAAACCACAAATTGAATTCGAACTTAAGGAATCCGTCAGAATTAAAGTCGGACCTTTTGCGAATTTCGTGGGCTCCGTGGAAGAAATTTTGGTCGACAAGAGCAAGATTAAGGTTCATGTTGACATGTTTGGACGGGAAACCCCAGTAGAGTTAGATTTTACTCAAGTGGAGAAGATTTAA
- the secE gene encoding preprotein translocase subunit SecE has translation MKRSFKSLFSFFSESWGELKKVRWPNRKELTNYTLIVLGTIAVVTIYFWVLDIGISAVIEAII, from the coding sequence GTGAAACGCAGCTTCAAGTCTCTTTTTTCCTTTTTCTCAGAAAGCTGGGGTGAACTTAAAAAAGTTCGCTGGCCCAATCGTAAAGAATTGACGAACTATACTCTCATCGTTCTTGGCACCATTGCAGTCGTCACAATTTATTTTTGGGTACTAGACATCGGCATTTCCGCTGTGATCGAAGCGATTATTTAA
- the rpmG gene encoding 50S ribosomal protein L33, whose product MRVIITLACTNCKQRNYATTKNKRNNPDRMEMKKFCKYCNVQTPHRETR is encoded by the coding sequence ATGCGGGTAATTATCACTTTGGCTTGTACAAATTGCAAACAAAGAAATTACGCAACCACGAAGAACAAGCGGAATAACCCCGACCGCATGGAGATGAAGAAATTTTGCAAGTATTGCAACGTGCAAACTCCTCATCGCGAAACCAGATAG